From one Nothobranchius furzeri strain GRZ-AD chromosome 2, NfurGRZ-RIMD1, whole genome shotgun sequence genomic stretch:
- the LOC129161859 gene encoding zinc finger protein ZFP2 isoform X5, with amino-acid sequence MSSAQSLREVIRERLTAAAAEIFSEFEKTIVRYEEEIDRQRRLLEISWKPQINLHRIELPLHYVRTDVEVQTDQQLWNQERTSSLKQEQAEPLQEGPEPPQMKVEQDEPEPLQIVEQEELSISQDEEQCVLKQETVTSLVTPAGEERDHDEAEPDRHQLLLSLFPEAEIRAAAAPGSTELPQHHIWEKEEVLTDQQLSDQESISNLDQEEPEHPLITEDQPELFIHQHEGQFLLKQKHITFVETSPSNETDCHDPEPNMNQPLSQNSTEAENQDQGGCKKENSESNTNEELTRNKRRLRSEEHRDNVDVQTLKKHKRAHIGESPFYCKLCEKSFSHKCFLYRHMRTHTGEKPYPCKTCGKHFSGSSNLTKHMRTHTGEKPYPCNTCGKCFTASSNLTTHMRTHTGEKPYPCKTCGKCFTASSGLMYHMRTHTGEKPYPCKTCGKCFTASNILTKHMRTHTGEKPYSCKTCGKCFTASNILTKHMRTHTGEKPYPCNTCGKCFTASSNLFYHMRTHTGEKPYPCKTCGKCFTASNILTKHMRTHTGEKPYSCKTCGKCFTASNILTKHMRTHTGEKPYPCNTCGKCYTDSSDLTKHMRTQHK; translated from the exons ATGTCTTCAGCTCAGTCTCTGAGAGAGGTGATCAGAGAgcggctaactgctgctgctgcagaaatcttctccgaGTTTGAAAAAACCATCGTCCGCTACGAGGAAGAGATCGATCGTCAGCGCAGACTGCTGGAGATCAGCTGGAAACCACAGATCAACTTACACAGAATAG AACTCCCACTGCATTATGTCAGGACAGATGTGGAGGTTcagactgaccagcagctctggaaccaggagaggACCTCCAGTTTGAAGCAGGAACAAGCAGAACCTTTACAGGAGGGACCAGAACCTCCACAGATGAAAGTGGAGCAGGATGAGCCAGAACCTTTGCAGATTGTAGAACAAGAGGAGCTCTCCATCAGTCAGGATGAAGAGCAGTGTGTACTGAAGCAGGAGACGGTGACCTCCCTTGTGACTCCTGCTGGTGAGGAAAGAGACCACGATGAAGCAGAACCAGACAGACACCAACTCCTTTTGTCACTGTTTCCTGAGGCTGagatcagagctgctgctgctccggggtcaacag AACTTCCACAGCATCATATCTGGGAAAAAGAAgaggttctgactgaccagcagctctctgACCAAGAGTCAATCTCCAATTTGGACCAGGAGGAACCAGAACATCCACTGATCACAGAGGACCAGCCAGAACTCTTTATCCATCAGCATGAAGGGCAGTTCCTCTTGAAGCAAAAACATATAACCTTCGTAGAGACTTCTCCTTCTAACGAAACAGACTGCCATGATCCAGAACCCAACATGAACCAACCCTTGAGTCAGAATTCTACGGAAGCAGAGAACCAAGATCAGGGTGGATGCAAGAAAGAAAACTCAGAATCAAACACCAATGAAGAACTGACACGTAATAAAAGACGTCTGCGAAGCGAAGAACACAGAGACAATGTAGATGTTCAGACACTAAAAAAGCACAAGAGGGCTCACATAGGTGAGAGTCCATTTTATTGTAAGCTCTGTGAAAAATCTTTCAGTCACAAGTGTTTTTTATAtcgtcacatgagaactcacacaggtgagaagccatatccatgtaaaacttgtggtaaacatTTCAGTGGCAGTAgtaacttgactaaacacatgagaactcacacaggtgagaagccatatccatgtaacacttgtggtaaatgttttactgccagtagtaacttgactacacacatgagaactcacacaggtgagaagccatatccatgtaaaacttgtggtaaatgttttactgccagtagtgGCTTGATgtatcacatgagaactcacacaggtgagaagccatatccatgtaaaacttgtggtaaatgttttactgccagtaatatcttgactaaacacatgagaactcacacaggtgagaagccatattcatgtaaaacttgtggtaaatgttttactgccagtaatatcttgactaaacacatgagaactcacacaggtgagaagccatatccatgtaacacttgtggtaaatgttttactgccagtagtaACTTGTtttatcacatgagaactcacacaggtgagaagccatatccatgtaaaacttgtggtaaatgttttactgccagtaatatcttgactaaacacatgagaactcacacaggtgagaagccatattcatgtaaaacttgtggtaaatgttttactgccagtaatatcttgactaaacacatgagaactcacacaggtgagaaaccatatccatgtaacacttgtggtaaatgttataCTGACAGTAgtgacttgactaaacacatgagaacacaACACAAGTGA